The genomic window TGCCGTCGCGCTTCGAGCCATGCGGCCTGACCCAGCTCTGCGCGCTGCGCTATGGCGCTGTCCCAATCGTGTCACGTGTCGGCGGCCTCGAGGATACCATCGTCGACATCGGCGAGGCCGACGCGTCCGGCCACGATGCCACCGGCTTCAAGTTCGGCCCCGTGACGGCGGACGCCCTCGCCGGCACGCTGCGCAAGGCCAATACCACCTTCCACGACAAGCTGACCTGGCGCCGGCTGCAACGAAGCGGCCTTGCGACCGACGTCTCCTGGCGCAACCGCGCCGGCGACTACGCCGCGCTCTACCGCAACCTCATGGCGGCGCGCCGCACGTAGAGCGTTTTCGAGCGAAGTGGATGCCGGTTCGCGTGAAGAAAACGCGTCAAAACTAGAATCTAGAGTCCCGTTCCGATTTCATCGGAACGGGACTCTAGGCATGGCCATTGTCGAATCCATGCTATAGAGCCCGGCATGGACCCCTTCGTGATCAAGCTGCTCGGCTTTGCCGCCGCCACCTGCACCACCGTCGCCTACGCGCCGCAATTCATCAAGGTCTGGAAAACCCGCTCGGCGCGCGACATCTCACTCGGCATGTTCCTGGTCATGGTGCTGGGCTTGGCGCTCTGGCTGCTCTACGGCCTGCTCTCTGGCGACGCCCCGTTGGTCGCCGCCAACGCCATCACCATGCTGCTCGCCGGCGGCATCCTGTTCATGAAGCTGAAATACGGATGAGCTGCCCTTCACCTCTCCCAGCTTGCGGGGAGAGGTCGGAATTCGCGCGCAGCGCGGATTCCGGGTGAGAGGGACTCTCCACGAATCCAACTCTCACCTCGCTCGCGGAGACTCCCCCTCACCCCGACCCTCTCCCCGCAAGCGGGGTGGGGGAGAAAAGTCACGCACCAAACACATACGACGCCATCGCCACGCCCGCGACCTCGTCGACGAAGACGCGGCGGCCGAAATCGCTGCCGGCGGCACCGGCTGCGACCATCAGCGGCAGCAGATGGTCCTCGCGCGGATGCGCAAGGCGCGCGCTCGGTGCGTTCTCCCAGTCGACCAGCATGGCATTGCGGCACGCCGCATCCGGTGTGCTGATGGCCTCGTTCAGATAGGCCTCGAAATCGTACGAGACCGGCTTCGACTCCGGTCGATTGAAGCCGCGCATGTTGTGATAGGTCAGCCCGCTGCCGACGATCAGAATGCCTTGGTCGCGCAAGGGCGCGATCGCCTCCCCCACTTTGACGTGCTCGGCCGCGTCATAGCTCGACTTCAGCGACAACAGCACGATCGGCATGTCCGCGTTCGGATACATCAGGCCGATCGGCACGAAGGTGCCGTGGTCAAAACCCTGATTGGGATCCTCCCGACAATCGAGGCCGGCGCGCGCGAGCAGCGCCTTCACCTCTGCGGCAAGCGCGGGCTGGCCCGGCGCCGGATATTTGAGGTGATAGGTATGCTCGGGGGAACCGTAATAGTCGTACACCATCGGCGGATGCGCCGAGGTCGACACGGTGAAGGCGTCGGCCTCCCAATGTCCGGTGATGACGAGCACAGCCTTCGGCCTTTCGGGGAGCAGCTGCGGCAGCCGGCCGAACTCCGCGGCGGTCTTCGCATATTGCACCCGCCTGTCCTCCATGAACGGCCAGGGGCCGCCACCATGCGACAGGAACAAGGTCGGAAGTCGCGTCATAGGCTCGTGTCTCGTTGGCAACAGGCGCGTGCGAGCTGCCCGCGCGATCGGCGGCGAGCATAGGCAAACTGGCATGGTTAGCAAGCCGTTAACGATTTGGCTTCCAAAATCTCCGGCGTGGCCGAAGCAGTCGGCCAGAAGACGAGGACGGAAGATGAGGAAGTTTGCGCTGGGGGACGTCGTCAACAGTGACAAGGGCCGCCGCGGCGTCGTTCGCGCCGCCTTCAAGTCGCGGGAAGGCCAGCAGTTCTACGCCGTCGAAAAGGACGGCGCGATCGACTATCTGGAAGAAGACCGGCTGAGCCCGGCGCCGCGCGTCGAGCTCGCGGCATAATCCAACTCATTTCCTGCCCTCACCTGCCATCCGATCGAGACGCTCCGTGAAGGGGTCGTCTCCGCTCGCGATGCGGTCGTCGGTGATCAGCAGTAGGCGATCACGCTCTGCGGCCGCGTCCCAATGGGGCAAACCGGGACCATTGGGATCGCCGCTTCTTGCAAAGTTGATCCAGTAGCCGCGCATGCGGCTCGCGACCTCGCGATCGCCTCGCGAGAAGATTCCTGCACCGGGCACGCCTTCCGCACCGAAAATGAACTGCAACTCGCGTCCGTGCCCACGATCGGGATTTGCGCGCCGCGCCTCGGGCACATAGCCAAAGCGATAGCGAAAGGTCGGCGCGCCCGTGGCCGCGTGAAGACGGGCCAGCAGTCTGACCGGCTCGGAGAAGACCTTGTCGGTATAGAACCGAGCTTTCAGCTCCGAAGGTTTCAAAAGGTTGGGATAGAGCTCGCGCAGCCCATCGATCGTGCGGCCCGATGATGCAAGATCGTCTTGGTCGTCGAGTTCATCGCCGAAACCCGTCTCGTCGTCATTCGAGCCGATGATGAGGGGAATGCGGCTCTCGTGCCCCGCCGTGAATCCCGCAGCGATGTTCTCCGTCACCAGGCTCCCATCCATGACCGGCACAAAGGCGCGCGCGAACTTCGCCAGCAGGCGATCTTCGGCAGCCAGCAATCGTGCCGGCGGGACCGCCCGCAAATCCGGCTCGGAAGCGAGGCCAGCGGCGAAATACGCGCTCACGACCTCCGCCTCCTGCGGCGAGTGCAGAGCTGCGCGGCCGGGCACCGATTGCAAAATGGCTTTCTGGAATAAACCGCGCGCCTGCCGGCACAGCATCAGCAGTGCGATCGATGTCGCGCCTGCGCCGTTGCCGAACAGAGTGACGTTGTTTGGATCGCCGCCGAATGCCGCGATATTGTCCTGCACCCAATGCAGCGCCGCAATCTGGTCCATCAGGCCGTAATTGCCGGAGCCGCCCTCCGACAGCGCCGGGTGAGTGAGCCAGCCGAGCACACCGAGGCGATAATTCACGGTGACGACGATGAGGCCGGCCTGTGCCAGCCTGGCGCCGTCGAACACCGCATCGTTCGCGGTGCCCGTGACGAAGGCGCCGCCATGGATGAACATCATCACCGGCAACGGACCATCGACCCCGAAGGGACGAAACACGTTCAGCGTGAGGCAATCCTCGCGCGCGGCCGGCAGCGACGGTTGAAGGCACGGCGCGCCGTAGTCGTAGGCGGTGTGCATCTCCGAACTCTCGGCCGTCGGCTGCGGCGGGCGCCAGCGCAGCGCACCGACCGGCGGCGCCGCGTAAGCCAGCCCCTTGAAGGAGGCCACCTCGCCTTCGACGGCGCCAAGCATCTGTCCTTCACGCGTCAGCGCAAATGGAAACTGTCCGACCGGCTGTGCCACGGCCGAGCCGACGCCACACAGGACAATGGAAGCCGCAACAAGCGCGAGCACGGATCGCATCTTCGGAGTATCTCGATGCGCGGAACGGTTCCAGCAGGTTACGTCCGCGGCCGCCAGCGAGGCAAGCTAGGTCTTACCTCCCAGCGCGAGCGAAGCTCGTCGCGGCCCCGTAAGCGCGGGGCGAGGGAGCGCACCTTCGATGCGGCCAGACGCTTGGCTCAATCGCGCCTGCGACCTAACCACTCTTGGCGAGGAGCTCCGCCAGCGCGCGGCGCGCGATGATGCCGAGCTCACCGAGCGTGGAGTGCCCTGACTGTGCCGCCTCGATCAGGCGCTCGGCGATGAATCTGCGGCTGTCGTGATCGCCGCCATGTGGCAATTGGCGGCACGTCTCCTCCAGGACGACGTCCATGTTCGCTTTGGTTCGCTCGCTCAACTCTGTCATGACGCCCGGTCGGTACGCGTGGCTTGTAAGCGCAAGCATACACAGAAGGATGTGGTCTGATTAGCCCGGACAATCCCGGCGATTGTGCATCGCGGTGCGTGTATCGCCATAACCTTCCCGCGGCCACGATGCCGCCGCAAACGACTACCGAAGATTGCACTTGTCCTGATGACAAGCCGAACCTGCAGCGATAGCCTGCCGGCAAAACAAATACACGGGAGGAATGCCATGCCTGACGCAATGGTCGCCGCACGTGAATCCCAAGCGGCGGGCGGGACAGCCCAGCAGGTCGACGTCGCCGTGGTGGGCGCCGGATTTGCCGGGCTCTATCTCCTGCATCGCCTGCGCAAGGCCGGCTTCAAGGCGATCGCCCTCGATGAGGCCGGCGACGTCGGCGGCACCTGGTACTGGAACCGCTATCCCGGCGCGCGCTGCGACATCCAGACCATCGATTACAGCTACACCTTCGATCCGGATCTCGAGACCGCCTGGACCTGGTCGGAGAAATACGCGACCCAGCCCGAAATCCTTCGCTATCTCGGCTTCGTCGCCGATCGCTATGACCTCAGGCGCGACATCCGCTTCAAGACCAAGGTGACCGAAGCCAAATGGGACGAGGCGACGGAGCGCTGGCAGCTCACGACCGATAACGGCGCGCCGGTCTCCTGCCGCCACTACATCATGGCCACCGGCTGCCTCTCCGCGCCAAAGCCGCCGGAGATCGACGGCGTCAAGGACTTCAAGGGGGAGATCTATTTCACCGGACGCTGGCCGCATGACGGCGTCAATCTCGCGGGAAAACGCGTCGCTGTGATCGGCACGGGCTCGTCGGCCATCCAGTCGATCCCGCTGATCGCCGAGCAGGCCGCGCATCTGACTGTGTTCCAGCGCACGCCGAATTTCGCGCTGCCTGCACACAATGGTCCGGCGCCAGCAGACCGCATGAGCCTGCTGCAAGGCGATCGCGCGGCCTATCGCGAGCAGGCGCGCCAGTCGATGGCCGGCGTCCCCTACCCGCAGCAGACCGTCGTGAGCTGGCAATTGAGCGATGCCGAGCGTCGCGAGCGGTTCGAACGCGCCTGGGCAGCCGGCGACCTCGTCCACATCCTGACGCAGCTCTGGGCCGACCAGGCCGTCGATGTCGACGGCAACAAGATCGTCCAGGACCTGATCCGCGAGAAGATCCGCGCCGCCGTCAACGACCCCGAAACCGCTGCGGCGCTGACGCCGCACGATCATCCCTTCGGCGCCAAGCGTCCCTGCCTCGATACCAACTACTACGCCACCTACAACCGGCCGAACGT from Bradyrhizobium zhanjiangense includes these protein-coding regions:
- a CDS encoding carboxylesterase/lipase family protein — its product is MRSVLALVAASIVLCGVGSAVAQPVGQFPFALTREGQMLGAVEGEVASFKGLAYAAPPVGALRWRPPQPTAESSEMHTAYDYGAPCLQPSLPAAREDCLTLNVFRPFGVDGPLPVMMFIHGGAFVTGTANDAVFDGARLAQAGLIVVTVNYRLGVLGWLTHPALSEGGSGNYGLMDQIAALHWVQDNIAAFGGDPNNVTLFGNGAGATSIALLMLCRQARGLFQKAILQSVPGRAALHSPQEAEVVSAYFAAGLASEPDLRAVPPARLLAAEDRLLAKFARAFVPVMDGSLVTENIAAGFTAGHESRIPLIIGSNDDETGFGDELDDQDDLASSGRTIDGLRELYPNLLKPSELKARFYTDKVFSEPVRLLARLHAATGAPTFRYRFGYVPEARRANPDRGHGRELQFIFGAEGVPGAGIFSRGDREVASRMRGYWINFARSGDPNGPGLPHWDAAAERDRLLLITDDRIASGDDPFTERLDRMAGEGRK
- a CDS encoding SemiSWEET transporter codes for the protein MDPFVIKLLGFAAATCTTVAYAPQFIKVWKTRSARDISLGMFLVMVLGLALWLLYGLLSGDAPLVAANAITMLLAGGILFMKLKYG
- a CDS encoding DODA-type extradiol aromatic ring-opening family dioxygenase, producing MTRLPTLFLSHGGGPWPFMEDRRVQYAKTAAEFGRLPQLLPERPKAVLVITGHWEADAFTVSTSAHPPMVYDYYGSPEHTYHLKYPAPGQPALAAEVKALLARAGLDCREDPNQGFDHGTFVPIGLMYPNADMPIVLLSLKSSYDAAEHVKVGEAIAPLRDQGILIVGSGLTYHNMRGFNRPESKPVSYDFEAYLNEAISTPDAACRNAMLVDWENAPSARLAHPREDHLLPLMVAAGAAGSDFGRRVFVDEVAGVAMASYVFGA